In Thermanaerothrix sp., one DNA window encodes the following:
- a CDS encoding ketopantoate reductase family protein: MTPRILILGLGALGGRIACQLSLAGVPILGVLRDHGGTGGSKKDITYQDRHGNLLRASVPIAASPAEARDFNPTYALVAVKSYHTPQVCDYLLKALPQGAAAVTLQNGLGNLERLEQTLGRDRAAAGVCTYGASLSGDRVLWGGDGEIALGSLWGRDLSDLAQALRSAGFNARLSNDPLGDLWQKAAVNCCINPLTAILRIPNGGLLKSPCLKIVDAVVHEVALAANLMGVKMDPQKTLDVVRRVMEATCNNKSSMLQDIEAGRPTEIDALSLEIARICRAAKMDAPVCRTLGLLVKAMEGTTE, from the coding sequence ATGACCCCAAGGATACTCATCCTGGGGCTTGGAGCCCTGGGGGGCCGGATAGCCTGCCAACTGAGCCTCGCGGGGGTGCCGATCCTCGGAGTCTTAAGGGACCACGGGGGGACAGGGGGATCAAAAAAGGACATAACCTATCAGGACCGCCACGGCAACCTGCTGCGGGCATCGGTGCCCATCGCCGCCAGCCCCGCCGAGGCCAGGGACTTCAACCCAACCTATGCCCTGGTGGCGGTGAAGTCCTACCACACACCCCAAGTCTGCGATTACCTTCTCAAGGCCCTTCCCCAGGGGGCGGCGGCGGTAACGCTGCAGAACGGCCTTGGGAACCTGGAGAGGCTGGAACAGACCCTTGGCAGGGATAGGGCGGCGGCGGGGGTCTGCACCTACGGGGCGAGCCTGAGCGGGGATAGGGTGCTGTGGGGAGGAGACGGGGAGATCGCATTGGGGTCCCTGTGGGGCAGGGATCTTTCGGACCTGGCCCAGGCGCTCCGCTCCGCAGGGTTCAACGCGCGGCTCTCCAACGACCCCTTGGGGGACCTGTGGCAAAAGGCCGCGGTGAACTGCTGCATCAACCCACTCACCGCAATACTCCGGATCCCGAACGGCGGCCTCCTCAAGTCCCCTTGCCTTAAGATCGTTGATGCGGTGGTGCATGAGGTGGCCCTTGCCGCCAACCTCATGGGCGTTAAAATGGACCCCCAAAAGACGCTGGATGTGGTAAGACGGGTCATGGAGGCCACATGCAACAACAAATCCTCCATGCTCCAGGACATCGAAGCCGGAAGGCCCACCGAGATAGACGCCCTGTCGCTGGAGATAGCCCGCATATGCCGCGCGGCAAAGATGGACGCCCCGGTGTGCAGAACCCTGGGGCTTCTTGTAAAGGCCATGGAGGGGACCACGGAGTAA
- a CDS encoding patatin-like phospholipase family protein, with product MGLWFHTAGGGCPMGVVRFKLRRAIALLTSSLVILMSFGSFSWALDHERGVVLVLSGGGTRGFAHVGVLKVLEERQVPVVGIVGTSMGAIIGGLYACGYSAAELEALISNNNILDLLYDRTSGPLPDAALNRLPKARSGFLDFYFDRQHNRIGPMGGMSASGLVSFLNRTISAKVREGDFSKLPIPFAAVATDLETGEPVVLRSGNLADAMRASMAIPGLFEPWMVDGRILVDGGLVANLPVGIAKELFPGFPVVAVNLSERGRKDRKDIRTLYDVVAQSINIITAPSIAAEAAKADILIGPDVSRFGLLDPGGYGAIVESGARAARAALDSRPLRDEGLRHAKKETREDRAPLVKRVIIEGLPDSMAQDLMGRFSSWIGSPVDMNAVSDAAEELMRRDEFLAVNGYAKEEDGGVAVVMSFQRRPPVEVSVGGYATNLHSQRWVSLSAVKRDLASPGDVGELQLRVGDHWGGVLRYFSPYDGNSQWGLAFTGREEEISPEGLEASRWERYGLRVLRYFDNGRTRIGAGVMAERIEMDGSSSSFGPYLYFSYDNTDSRNFPTNGYAVESNLWAPDLERVLSRTVFQRYVPWKDKWRVVLSGGIETGDGDDPPHRAYLGDQEELYSLGDRPLWGDQAAWFRFAVSGTVMQTWWGRVNAEFFGTAGMVMRDWSRRDDSWEVGLALSIPGQFFNGRFITVYNKDGRVTFGFSIGEPIWWNGPLP from the coding sequence TTGGGTCTTTGGTTCCACACCGCTGGCGGGGGGTGTCCCATGGGAGTTGTTCGCTTTAAGCTAAGGAGGGCTATCGCCCTTTTAACGTCGTCCCTTGTCATCCTGATGTCCTTTGGGTCGTTCTCTTGGGCTTTAGACCATGAGCGCGGGGTGGTGCTGGTCCTCTCCGGCGGCGGGACCAGGGGTTTTGCCCACGTTGGGGTGCTCAAGGTGTTGGAGGAGCGCCAGGTGCCCGTGGTTGGGATAGTGGGCACCAGCATGGGGGCCATCATAGGCGGCCTTTACGCCTGCGGCTACAGCGCCGCGGAGTTGGAGGCGCTGATAAGCAACAACAACATCTTGGACCTGTTGTACGACCGGACCTCCGGACCGTTGCCCGACGCGGCGCTGAACCGCCTTCCCAAGGCCAGGTCCGGCTTTTTGGACTTCTACTTCGACCGGCAGCACAACCGGATAGGCCCAATGGGCGGGATGTCTGCTTCGGGGCTGGTGTCGTTCCTAAACAGGACCATATCCGCCAAGGTCAGGGAAGGCGATTTCTCAAAGCTCCCGATCCCCTTTGCCGCGGTGGCCACGGACCTTGAGACCGGGGAGCCGGTGGTGCTTCGCTCTGGCAACCTGGCGGACGCCATGAGGGCCTCCATGGCAATACCGGGCCTTTTCGAGCCCTGGATGGTGGACGGCAGGATCCTGGTGGACGGAGGGCTTGTGGCGAACCTCCCGGTGGGCATAGCCAAGGAGCTCTTCCCGGGCTTCCCGGTGGTGGCGGTGAACCTCTCGGAAAGGGGCAGGAAGGACCGGAAGGACATAAGAACCCTCTACGACGTGGTGGCCCAGTCCATAAACATAATAACCGCCCCGTCCATAGCCGCGGAGGCCGCAAAGGCGGACATCCTAATAGGTCCTGACGTGTCCCGTTTCGGCCTTTTGGACCCCGGCGGATACGGGGCCATCGTGGAAAGCGGCGCTAGGGCCGCCAGGGCGGCGTTGGATTCCCGTCCGTTGCGGGATGAAGGACTGCGGCATGCGAAGAAGGAAACCCGGGAGGACAGGGCCCCTTTGGTAAAGAGGGTCATCATAGAGGGCTTGCCTGATTCCATGGCGCAGGACCTTATGGGCCGCTTCTCGTCCTGGATAGGGAGTCCCGTGGACATGAACGCCGTGTCCGACGCGGCGGAGGAACTCATGAGGAGGGACGAGTTCCTGGCGGTGAACGGATACGCCAAGGAAGAAGATGGCGGGGTGGCGGTTGTCATGTCCTTCCAGCGAAGGCCCCCCGTTGAGGTCTCGGTGGGTGGTTATGCCACAAACCTTCACTCCCAGCGGTGGGTTTCCCTTTCGGCGGTAAAAAGGGACCTTGCGTCCCCGGGGGACGTGGGGGAGCTGCAGCTCAGGGTGGGAGACCACTGGGGAGGCGTTTTGCGCTATTTCTCCCCTTACGATGGCAACTCCCAGTGGGGCTTGGCCTTCACCGGCCGGGAGGAGGAGATATCCCCCGAGGGGCTTGAGGCTTCCCGATGGGAGCGGTACGGCTTAAGGGTGCTTAGGTACTTCGACAACGGCAGGACCAGGATCGGGGCGGGGGTCATGGCCGAGCGGATAGAGATGGACGGCAGCTCCAGCTCTTTCGGCCCATATCTATACTTCTCATACGACAACACGGACTCCAGGAACTTCCCCACCAACGGTTACGCCGTTGAATCGAACCTGTGGGCCCCTGATCTCGAAAGGGTTTTGTCAAGGACGGTCTTCCAGCGCTACGTCCCTTGGAAGGACAAGTGGAGGGTGGTTCTGAGCGGAGGCATTGAGACCGGGGACGGCGACGACCCGCCCCACAGGGCTTACCTGGGGGACCAGGAGGAGCTTTACAGCCTGGGGGATAGACCCCTTTGGGGAGACCAGGCGGCGTGGTTTAGGTTTGCCGTGTCCGGCACGGTCATGCAGACCTGGTGGGGCAGGGTTAACGCGGAGTTCTTCGGCACCGCGGGGATGGTCATGAGGGATTGGAGCAGGAGGGATGACTCCTGGGAGGTGGGGCTTGCTCTGTCCATACCGGGACAGTTCTTCAACGGCCGTTTTATAACCGTCTACAACAAGGACGGTAGGGTAACCTTTGGATTCTCCATAGGGGAGCCCATATGGTGGAACGGCCCCCTGCCCTAG
- a CDS encoding proline racemase family protein: MKIRRLLTVLDTHTGGEPTRIVLSGGPILKGKSMVDRWEEFRSRHDDLREFLMREPRGHGDMFGALLTPPCSEDAHCGVIFMDPSGCLTMCGHGSIGLARSLLELGMLRAQAPCTEVVLDTPAGLVRVVVEVREDGQVKDAVLGNVPSFLVADDLEIRLSDGTHVTVDVAFGGNFFAIVPARQLGLSIEPGEARRIQVLGLEIRELVNRKIQVFHPEEERICRVELVEFSLEEGERRFRNCVVFGQGAIDRSPCGTGTSAKMAVLSAKGKLKPREEFVHRSITGSVFTGYVEEGPVIGSFRSVLPFVKGTSSITGFNMLIQEDRDVFPRGFLLGR, encoded by the coding sequence TTGAAGATCAGGCGCCTTCTTACCGTGCTGGATACCCATACCGGGGGGGAGCCCACCCGGATAGTCCTTTCCGGGGGCCCCATACTTAAGGGGAAGAGCATGGTGGATCGCTGGGAGGAGTTCCGCAGCCGCCATGATGACCTAAGGGAGTTCCTGATGAGGGAACCCCGGGGGCACGGGGATATGTTCGGAGCGCTGTTGACGCCTCCCTGTTCGGAGGATGCCCACTGCGGGGTAATCTTCATGGACCCATCGGGATGCCTTACCATGTGCGGCCATGGGTCCATCGGGCTTGCCAGGTCTTTGTTGGAGCTTGGCATGTTAAGGGCCCAGGCCCCCTGCACGGAGGTGGTTTTGGACACCCCGGCGGGATTGGTGAGGGTGGTGGTTGAGGTACGGGAGGACGGTCAGGTGAAAGACGCGGTGCTTGGGAACGTTCCGTCCTTCCTCGTGGCCGATGATCTTGAGATCCGCCTGTCGGACGGTACCCATGTGACGGTGGACGTGGCGTTCGGGGGCAACTTCTTCGCCATCGTGCCCGCAAGGCAGCTGGGGCTCTCCATAGAACCCGGGGAGGCCAGGAGGATACAGGTCTTGGGGTTGGAGATCCGGGAGCTGGTCAACCGAAAGATCCAGGTCTTCCACCCGGAGGAGGAGAGGATCTGCAGGGTGGAACTTGTGGAGTTCTCCCTGGAGGAGGGGGAGAGGCGCTTCCGCAACTGCGTGGTGTTTGGACAAGGGGCCATAGACAGATCCCCCTGCGGAACCGGTACGTCCGCCAAGATGGCGGTCCTAAGCGCCAAGGGAAAGCTCAAACCCCGGGAGGAGTTCGTCCACCGGAGCATAACCGGCAGCGTGTTCACCGGATACGTGGAAGAGGGCCCCGTGATAGGCAGCTTCCGGAGCGTGTTGCCCTTCGTAAAGGGCACCTCAAGCATAACTGGTTTTAACATGCTGATCCAGGAGGACAGGGACGTATTTCCAAGGGGGTTCTTGTTGGGACGTTGA
- a CDS encoding tetratricopeptide repeat protein: protein MFSRPRFLKLLCPLALSAGLALSGLAVLSQPAEAKIKVRAVKRPSAGVRVVRAAQRRDPLMTQAWRGGQQLVGEGRLKEAVRYLRAYLSVMPRSSDGWFWLGRAYMAMGDFERARNAFQRTLAVDPYYPSLQPDRLDDSGIMPLWPEITPPETD from the coding sequence ATGTTTAGTCGCCCAAGGTTTCTTAAGCTCTTATGCCCCTTGGCCTTATCCGCTGGATTGGCCTTGTCCGGCCTTGCCGTCCTATCTCAGCCCGCGGAGGCCAAGATAAAGGTCAGGGCAGTGAAACGTCCTTCCGCCGGTGTGCGGGTTGTAAGGGCTGCTCAAAGGCGGGATCCCTTGATGACCCAGGCCTGGCGGGGCGGCCAGCAGCTGGTGGGGGAGGGAAGGTTGAAGGAGGCGGTGAGGTACCTCCGGGCCTACCTTTCGGTGATGCCCCGCTCGTCCGACGGCTGGTTCTGGCTCGGCAGGGCGTACATGGCCATGGGGGATTTTGAGAGGGCCAGGAACGCCTTCCAGCGGACCTTGGCGGTGGACCCCTACTACCCCTCTTTGCAGCCTGATCGACTGGACGACTCGGGAATAATGCCCCTTTGGCCCGAGATAACGCCCCCTGAGACGGATTGA
- the gpt gene encoding xanthine phosphoribosyltransferase yields MSEDRYNKTYSVSWDQIQRDCRTLARELVKLRSWNRIIAVARGGLVPAAIMARELEVRLVDTVCISSYTLKSQGDMKILKRPDLEGVDENCLIIDDLVDTGKTAKVVREMFPKAYFATVYAKPEGIPMVDKFVTQVSQDTWILFPWESDAAFCDPIVDQEKQG; encoded by the coding sequence ATGTCCGAAGACAGGTACAACAAGACTTACTCGGTCAGCTGGGACCAGATCCAGCGGGACTGCAGGACCCTTGCCAGGGAGCTGGTTAAGCTTAGGAGCTGGAACAGGATAATAGCGGTGGCCCGGGGAGGGCTGGTCCCCGCCGCCATAATGGCCCGGGAGCTGGAAGTCCGGCTGGTGGACACGGTTTGCATATCCAGCTATACCCTTAAATCCCAGGGGGACATGAAGATCCTCAAGAGACCGGACCTCGAAGGGGTGGACGAGAACTGCCTCATAATCGACGACCTGGTGGACACCGGGAAGACCGCCAAGGTGGTACGGGAGATGTTCCCCAAGGCCTATTTCGCCACGGTGTACGCCAAGCCCGAGGGCATCCCCATGGTGGACAAGTTCGTAACCCAGGTGAGCCAGGACACATGGATACTCTTCCCCTGGGAATCCGACGCGGCCTTCTGCGACCCCATCGTGGACCAGGAGAAGCAGGGCTGA
- the phoU gene encoding phosphate signaling complex protein PhoU — protein sequence MALRFFGSSSKGEEGGFDQGDRDHLMGLLVSMGALVRENLEGVLRPFISSGAPAAVPDDMPVDSMEVQVEGECLRLIALRQPLREDLRFCFAVLRIAKDLERIGDEAQNVGEELSPLGAFKMPEEWEELPAMFSKCMEMLDEAMDCMVRLDPDLALSVFRKDDQVDLLWSRMRERAVGVFSGSCDVGRERAVKVLALLAVGRHLERIGDHCANVAELAYFVITGRRLRGESIP from the coding sequence GTGGCCTTGAGGTTCTTCGGTTCCAGCTCCAAGGGGGAGGAAGGAGGCTTCGATCAGGGCGACCGGGATCACCTGATGGGGCTTCTGGTATCCATGGGAGCCCTGGTGAGGGAGAACCTGGAGGGGGTGCTAAGGCCCTTCATCTCCTCTGGGGCGCCTGCGGCGGTTCCCGACGACATGCCGGTGGACTCCATGGAGGTCCAGGTGGAGGGGGAGTGCTTAAGGCTCATAGCCCTAAGGCAGCCCTTGAGGGAGGACCTTCGCTTCTGCTTCGCGGTGCTCCGCATAGCCAAGGACCTGGAGAGGATAGGCGATGAGGCCCAGAACGTGGGGGAGGAGCTCTCCCCCCTTGGGGCCTTCAAGATGCCTGAGGAGTGGGAGGAGCTCCCCGCCATGTTCTCCAAGTGCATGGAGATGCTGGACGAGGCCATGGACTGCATGGTTAGGCTGGATCCGGACCTGGCGCTTTCGGTGTTCCGAAAGGATGACCAGGTGGATCTTCTTTGGAGCCGCATGAGGGAGAGGGCGGTGGGGGTCTTCAGCGGTTCATGCGACGTAGGAAGAGAACGGGCCGTTAAGGTGCTGGCCCTTTTGGCGGTGGGACGACACCTTGAGAGGATAGGGGACCACTGCGCCAACGTGGCTGAGCTGGCCTATTTCGTCATAACCGGGCGCAGACTTAGGGGGGAGTCCATCCCCTAA
- the buk gene encoding butyrate kinase, protein MKDPLILSVLPKPDSTHVGLFRGPVSLFRQELCHRREDLVRHPRLKDQLGLRVQAVEDLAVEHRLDLDAVDCFVSTGGILGPVPGGTYKVTPAMLEILERESFGHHVSNLGGLLAMELSMRHPMGIPLVGDPVSTDELIPEAKLSGTGIIERRPVFHALSQRSAARLGALRLGRDYRRCRLVVVHLGLGISVGAHREGLVIEVNDALMGEGPMSLHRAGGLPVLGLLEMVYSGRYDMEELGDMITRKGGLLRHLGVDSPKGVDLLLQKGDERARLVFEAFVSSIVKEIAARAAVLEGSVDLLVITGPLASWDSLVSRLEERCNWIAPVMVIKGQDELADLAMCAFSVLSGMEEARSLE, encoded by the coding sequence ATGAAAGACCCCCTCATACTCTCCGTCTTACCCAAGCCGGATTCAACCCATGTGGGCCTTTTTCGGGGTCCCGTGTCCCTTTTCCGGCAGGAGCTGTGTCATCGCAGGGAGGACCTTGTGAGGCATCCCAGACTCAAGGATCAGCTTGGCCTTAGGGTTCAGGCGGTTGAGGACTTGGCGGTGGAGCACAGGCTTGACCTCGATGCCGTGGACTGCTTCGTTTCCACCGGCGGCATACTGGGCCCCGTTCCGGGGGGAACCTACAAGGTCACCCCTGCGATGCTGGAGATCCTGGAGAGGGAATCCTTTGGACATCACGTGTCCAACCTGGGGGGGCTTTTGGCAATGGAACTCTCCATGAGGCACCCCATGGGGATACCCCTTGTGGGGGACCCGGTGAGCACCGACGAGCTCATCCCAGAGGCCAAGCTGTCAGGCACGGGGATCATAGAACGTCGGCCGGTGTTCCACGCCCTCTCCCAAAGGAGCGCCGCCAGGCTTGGGGCCCTGAGGCTTGGCAGGGATTACCGGCGGTGCCGGCTGGTGGTGGTACACCTTGGACTTGGAATAAGCGTGGGTGCCCACCGGGAAGGCCTTGTGATCGAGGTTAACGACGCCCTCATGGGGGAGGGGCCCATGTCGCTGCATAGGGCCGGGGGGCTGCCGGTGCTGGGGCTTCTCGAGATGGTCTACAGCGGCAGGTATGACATGGAGGAGCTGGGGGACATGATCACCCGCAAGGGAGGCCTCTTAAGGCATCTGGGCGTCGATTCCCCCAAGGGAGTGGACTTGCTGCTCCAGAAGGGCGACGAACGGGCGCGCTTGGTCTTCGAGGCCTTCGTCTCCTCCATAGTCAAAGAGATCGCCGCAAGAGCGGCGGTCCTGGAGGGATCTGTGGACCTTTTGGTGATCACGGGGCCCCTGGCTTCATGGGATTCCCTGGTTTCAAGGTTGGAGGAACGGTGTAATTGGATCGCCCCCGTCATGGTCATAAAGGGGCAGGATGAGCTGGCAGACCTTGCCATGTGCGCCTTCTCGGTGCTGTCCGGCATGGAGGAGGCCCGATCCTTAGAGTGA
- the ptb gene encoding phosphate butyryltransferase — MKQLRSLSELLDYAKEVGPLKISVACADDAEVLEAVEEARVKGIAEAILVGDADKIGAVASKLGVDLSNYEVVDEKGGEAAAALTAVEQVSSGKAHILMKGMVKTANFLKAVLNKEKGLRTGSLLSHVYIHDVEGYDRIFFITDPAFNMYPDLPAKVSIVENVVKVAHSFGITCPKVAVLAAVEVVNPDMPPTLDAAALVQMNRRGQIKGCVIDGPLALDNAVSEEAARHKGIVSEVAGHADVLMVPDIEAGNMMAKAIIYFAKGKTAGLVVGAKAPIVLTSRSDSAETKLLSIASAVAMAAFCKK, encoded by the coding sequence ATGAAACAGCTGCGTTCACTGTCTGAGCTCCTTGATTACGCCAAGGAGGTGGGGCCCCTCAAGATAAGCGTGGCCTGCGCCGACGATGCGGAGGTGCTGGAGGCGGTAGAAGAGGCCCGGGTCAAGGGTATCGCTGAGGCCATCCTGGTGGGTGATGCGGACAAGATAGGGGCCGTGGCCTCTAAGCTCGGCGTGGACCTCTCCAATTACGAAGTGGTGGACGAGAAGGGTGGTGAGGCCGCCGCTGCGCTGACGGCGGTGGAGCAGGTATCCTCCGGGAAGGCCCACATCCTAATGAAGGGCATGGTGAAGACCGCCAACTTCCTCAAGGCGGTGCTCAACAAGGAGAAGGGCCTTAGGACCGGTTCCCTGCTCTCCCACGTTTACATCCACGACGTGGAGGGCTATGACAGGATATTCTTCATAACCGACCCGGCGTTCAACATGTACCCGGACCTGCCCGCCAAGGTCTCCATAGTGGAGAACGTGGTGAAGGTGGCCCACTCCTTTGGCATAACCTGCCCCAAGGTGGCGGTGCTGGCGGCGGTTGAGGTGGTGAACCCCGACATGCCCCCCACCCTGGACGCGGCGGCGCTGGTTCAGATGAACCGCCGGGGCCAGATAAAGGGCTGTGTCATAGACGGCCCCCTGGCGCTGGACAACGCGGTGAGCGAGGAGGCCGCCCGCCACAAGGGCATAGTGTCCGAAGTGGCTGGGCACGCGGACGTGCTCATGGTCCCCGACATCGAGGCGGGTAACATGATGGCCAAGGCCATAATATACTTCGCCAAGGGCAAGACCGCGGGACTTGTGGTGGGCGCCAAGGCCCCCATCGTTCTCACCAGCCGCTCCGACTCAGCGGAGACCAAGCTGCTCTCCATAGCTTCCGCGGTGGCCATGGCGGCGTTCTGCAAGAAGTAG
- a CDS encoding folate family ECF transporter S component — MDRNDFKERFGLGRFSTREVVIMGLLVAMNIVLTRLASIRITIGSVEGIRIGFGTLPVVFGSLFMGPLAGGLIGAVGDLIGYWVNPMGPYMPHFTITYTIGGILPGLIFRSLPSKWRNIWTMGLAIGIPHVVMSCVVVPMLLERLFSLPTAVTMPPRFIAAAFIIPSYTLICRTLLSRIPLGARFMGTLRP; from the coding sequence ATGGATCGAAACGACTTTAAGGAACGATTCGGCCTTGGGCGGTTTTCCACCAGGGAAGTGGTGATCATGGGGCTTTTGGTGGCCATGAACATAGTGCTGACCCGGCTGGCCAGCATAAGGATAACCATAGGATCCGTGGAAGGCATAAGGATAGGCTTCGGCACCCTGCCGGTGGTCTTCGGATCCCTCTTCATGGGGCCCCTGGCAGGGGGGCTGATAGGGGCCGTGGGGGACCTCATAGGTTACTGGGTAAACCCCATGGGTCCCTACATGCCCCACTTCACCATAACGTACACCATCGGCGGCATACTGCCGGGGCTCATATTCCGCTCGCTGCCCAGTAAGTGGCGGAACATATGGACCATGGGGCTCGCGATAGGGATACCCCACGTGGTCATGTCCTGCGTGGTGGTGCCGATGCTCCTTGAGCGGCTGTTCTCCCTGCCCACGGCGGTCACCATGCCCCCAAGGTTCATAGCCGCCGCCTTCATAATCCCGTCTTACACGCTCATATGCAGGACCCTGCTGTCAAGGATACCCCTAGGGGCACGGTTCATGGGCACTCTAAGGCCATGA
- a CDS encoding M20/M25/M40 family metallo-hydrolase: protein MELLRGLVEIPSLSGMEERACGFLLRNLGSFGWERVSSDEAGNVVAVRGEGPSVVALVGHVDTVPGGPPVRIEAGELWGRGAVDAKGPLCAMAVAGGAVEVPPGVLLVFIAAVGEEEDSRGARHALTWLRDVKALLVGEPTGSDGVAVSYRGRLLAEVYAFDGGAHRSCHAGPLTDVLMAAAGVVEAVSSMEGFSCAVAMMEGRDLGERSARVRLDVRIPLGSSVAAASEVLAAAVGGGASFRILEALEPHGVGSGDPVVRAMRNAIRSVRMAPRLLAKMGTCDMNVLAPLRCPMAVYGPGDSRLDHTDQERIGIDDYLRAIEVLKIGLPGIMALECP, encoded by the coding sequence GTGGAGCTTCTTAGAGGTCTTGTGGAGATACCAAGCCTCAGCGGCATGGAGGAGAGGGCCTGCGGCTTCCTCCTGCGGAACCTGGGCTCCTTCGGGTGGGAACGGGTGAGCTCCGATGAGGCGGGCAACGTGGTGGCCGTGAGGGGAGAAGGGCCTTCCGTGGTGGCCCTGGTGGGTCACGTGGACACCGTGCCCGGGGGCCCTCCGGTTCGGATCGAGGCGGGGGAGCTTTGGGGCCGGGGGGCGGTGGACGCCAAGGGGCCCTTGTGCGCCATGGCGGTGGCGGGGGGAGCCGTTGAAGTTCCCCCCGGCGTCTTACTCGTGTTCATAGCGGCCGTAGGGGAGGAGGAGGACTCAAGGGGGGCCAGGCACGCCCTTACGTGGCTTAGGGACGTCAAGGCCTTGCTTGTGGGGGAGCCCACCGGTTCCGACGGCGTGGCGGTTTCCTACCGGGGGCGGCTCTTGGCGGAGGTTTACGCCTTCGACGGAGGGGCCCACAGGTCCTGCCACGCAGGGCCCCTCACGGACGTGCTTATGGCGGCGGCTGGGGTCGTGGAGGCGGTGTCATCCATGGAGGGTTTTTCATGCGCCGTGGCCATGATGGAAGGGCGGGACTTGGGGGAGCGCAGCGCCAGGGTGAGGTTGGACGTGAGGATTCCCTTGGGCAGCTCCGTGGCCGCGGCCAGTGAGGTGTTGGCAGCCGCTGTGGGTGGCGGCGCGTCTTTTAGGATTTTGGAGGCCCTGGAACCCCACGGGGTCGGAAGCGGCGACCCGGTGGTGAGGGCCATGCGGAACGCCATAAGATCCGTCCGCATGGCCCCAAGACTTCTCGCCAAGATGGGCACCTGCGACATGAACGTCTTGGCCCCCTTGAGGTGTCCCATGGCCGTGTACGGCCCTGGAGATTCCAGGCTGGATCACACCGATCAGGAGAGGATCGGCATAGACGATTACCTTAGGGCCATAGAGGTGCTGAAAATCGGTTTGCCCGGGATCATGGCCTTAGAGTGCCCATGA